TTGTAAGGCTAAACTTTATGCAGTTCATGTAATTCCTGAAAAGAAAATTTCAATTCTTGAGGAAAAAGAAGAGATTCTAAATATGTTTAATTTAATGGAAAAGGAAGAAAAGGAAAAGGCTGAAAGGGATTTTGAAAGTAAGAAAAAGGAAATAGATAAAAAAATTAAATTTGAAACTCATCTTTTGAAAGGTGAAATAGTGGAGGAGATAATAAAGTTTATAAATGAAAAGGATATTGACCTTTTAATAATGGGGGCTTCTAATAAAAGGGAAAAGCTTAGGATAGGAACAACTGCTTACAGGATTTTGACCAATGCAAGGATTCCTGTTTTAGTGGTAAAGGAAAAGATAGGTGTTAAAGTTAATAAGATACTTGTTCCCATTGATTTTTCAAAACTTTCCTTTAAGGCTCTTGATTATGCAATTTTTCTTGCAGAAATTTTTGGGTCTGAAATTCATCTCCTTCATGTTATTGAGATTCTTGAATCAATTGGATTAAAAGAGGTTGAGGAAAAATTAATAGAGGAAACAAAGGAAATATTACATAGGGAAAGTGAAAAGTTTAAGGGTAAATATAGAATTTTTGTAAATGCAATAAAGAGGGATTCTGCAGAAATAGGTATAATAGAATTTGCAGAGGAAAAAGGAATAGATCTTATTTGTATGGCAACAAGGGGAAGAAAAGGTATTTCACATTTTTTCCTTGGTTCAACTCTTGATAAGGTTTTAAAACTTACAGATATTCCAATTTTAGCTTTTAATCCTGTATAATTTGAATAAGACGGAGGGGTGGCCGAGTGGCTTAAGGCGGCGGCTTGCTAAGCCGTTTCTCCGAGAATATCGGGGACGCGGGTTCGAATCCCGCCCCCTCCGTTTTTTATAATTAAGAGGGAGGAGTTATGCCAACAAAAGAAGAAATTTTAGAGAGAATGAAAAATGTTTATGACCCGGAGATTCCTGTTAATGTTGTTGATCTTGGACTTGTTTATAATATAGATATTAAAGAAACTGGTGAGATTAATATTTTAATGACTTTAACAGCACCAGGTTGTCCAATTTATCCCTATATAGCAGAACAGGTAAAAAGAGAAGTAAGTCAGATTGAAGGCGTTAAAGAAGTAAATGTGGAATTTACCTTTGACCCTCCTTGGTCACCTGAAAAAATGACAGAGGAAGGAAAAGAAGCTTTAAGATCAATGGGATTCAATATTTAGATTGAATATAACTTTCTCAAAAGTTGATAGAGAAATTCTTCTTTCACTTATTCCACCCTTTATTTATTCAATAGCTCTTCTTCTTATGATTATGCTCCTTGATAAAATTTTTGATCTTTCTGATTTAATTTTTAAAAAGAAAATTCCTCCTTCTATGGTTTTAAATATACTCTTTCTTTCTCTTCCCTATATGCTTGCACTTATTATTCCAATGAGTGTTCTTGTTTCTGTTTTATATGTATTCGGAAATATGAACCAGGAAAGGGAGCTTATGTGCCTTTCTACAAGTGGAATCTCTCTTTTAAGGATTATAAGGTTTCCTTTAATTTTTTCAATATTTATTTTTTTCTTTTTAATATACTTCAATGGTTTTTTTGTTCCTGAAGTTAACCATATTTTAAAAAAGAAAGTTTATTATATGTATAGATATAAACCCTCCCTTGCTATTAAAGAGAAAGTTTTTAATGATATAGGCGGGATGAGCATTTATGTTGAAGAAAAGGATGAAAAAAGAAATGTTCTCAAAAATTTAAAGATATTTCAGAAAGATAAGGATTACTCACAAATAATTGATGCAAAAGAAGGTATAATTAAAAAAGGTAAGGAGGGGGGTTACCTTTTAGTTTTAAAAGATGGAACAATTCATGAAAAAAAGAGAAATGAAGTAAATATAAGAAAGCTTGAATTTAAAGAGCATAGAATTTATATTCCTGAAAAAAAGGAAAGGGAATCAGAAATTTTTTCAAAAAGTGATAGGGAATTAACTTTAAAGGAACTTTTAAATTTAATAAGAGATAATAAAAAAAAATTTAGTAAAAACAAAGAGGAAAATAAATTTATTTTTTTACAGATTCAGAGATACTGGGTTGAAGTTCATAAAAAATTTTCCATACCTTTTGCAGCAGTTGCTTTTGTAATTGTTGGAATTCCTCTTGCTAAAATTTTTGGAAAATCAGGATGGGGTTCAGCTTTTGGAATATCAATAGTTATCTTTACAATTCATTACATTTTACTTGTTGGGGGTGAAGAACTGGCAGATAGGGGAATAATATCTTCCTTTATTGCAATGTGGACAGGTGATATCTTAACCCTTTTAACTGGTATTTATCTTCTTTATAAAACAAGATAAATAGTCATAAAAGGATTTTTCTATATTCATTTCTATTTCAGGGTATATAAAAAAATCTTCTTTTACATCCATTCTTATTAAGTCCTTTTCAGTTGTTATAACATAATCACATTTTAATTTATCTTTAAGTTTTAGGATTTTTTCCATATCTTTTTCATCATAAAAGTGATGGTCAAAAAATTTAAGGTGTTCTCTTAAAATAAAATTTTTTTCAACAAATTTTTTTAAAGAAAAGGGATTCGCAATACCTGTTACAAGCAAAACAAAATCCCTTTTTGAAGGAAAGACTTTTTCTCCAAGATAATTTTTAAATCCTTTAAATTTATAGTTTGCAAAAAAATAAGTTTTTTTTCTTTTATCAAGAAAATAAATTTTGTATCTTTCTAAATCTTTTAATTTTCTGTTTATGATAATTATATCACCATCAAAAATTTCTCTTTTTAAATCTCTTGAAGTTCCCTCTGGAAAAAACATATCCTTTTTTAGAATTTCTTTTTCATCAAGGATAAAAATGTTAAGGTCAAAAAAGTATTTTTTTATCTGAAGTGCATCGTCAAGGACAAAAAAGTCAATATTTTTTTTCTTTATTATTTCCTCAGCAGTTTTTTTTCTATCTTCATAGACTCCGATTGGTATTTTTAATTTTTTGAAAATAAGAAAGGGTTCATCACCTATTTCGTGAACTTTAGGATTGGAATCTTCAAAAAAAATTTTCATTTTCTTTTCCTTTCTTTTATAACCTCTTGAAAGTAGAGATACTTTAAGGTTTTTTTCTTTTAAAAATTTAATTATTTCAATAACAAGTGGTGTTTTTCCGCTTCCGCCGAGAGAGATTCCACCTACACCAATTGAGGGAAAAGGGAATTTTTTTCTGAATTTTTTTAAAATAAAATTTCTTGAAAAAATTATAAAAAGAATTGGGTTCACCTTAAGAATTTATCAATTTTCCTTTCAATTTTTCTCTTGGAAAATCAATTATTTTTTTTATTCCGATTGAAGCAACAATAAATAAAACGTAAAAAATTAGAATTTTATCTACTTTTTCAAGTATTAAGATTAGAACAAAGGAAATAAAAAATAGGGCAATTGCTTGGTCAAAGTGTTTTTTTAAAAGGAAAAATATAAGAAAAATAAAAATTGAGAATATAAATTCAAAGGGAAAAAGGGAAAATAGTATTCCAAGGATTGTGCTTATAGATTTTCCTCCATAGAATTTCAAGAAAAGGGGAAAATCATGACCAAGGATAGATCCAATTCCTGATATAAGTGCGAGATTTTCTTTTTTGAAGATTCTATAAAAGACAAATATGGGTAAAAATCCTTTTGAAAAATCAATTAAAAAGGTTAGTGTTCCTGCTAATTTTCCAACATTTTTATATACATTTCTTGCACCAG
This region of candidate division WOR-3 bacterium genomic DNA includes:
- the lpxK gene encoding tetraacyldisaccharide 4'-kinase: MNPILFIIFSRNFILKKFRKKFPFPSIGVGGISLGGSGKTPLVIEIIKFLKEKNLKVSLLSRGYKRKEKKMKIFFEDSNPKVHEIGDEPFLIFKKLKIPIGVYEDRKKTAEEIIKKKNIDFFVLDDALQIKKYFFDLNIFILDEKEILKKDMFFPEGTSRDLKREIFDGDIIIINRKLKDLERYKIYFLDKRKKTYFFANYKFKGFKNYLGEKVFPSKRDFVLLVTGIANPFSLKKFVEKNFILREHLKFFDHHFYDEKDMEKILKLKDKLKCDYVITTEKDLIRMDVKEDFFIYPEIEMNIEKSFYDYLSCFIKKINTS
- a CDS encoding iron-sulfur cluster assembly protein; the encoded protein is MPTKEEILERMKNVYDPEIPVNVVDLGLVYNIDIKETGEINILMTLTAPGCPIYPYIAEQVKREVSQIEGVKEVNVEFTFDPPWSPEKMTEEGKEALRSMGFNI
- a CDS encoding universal stress protein codes for the protein MEIKNILWLTDFNPLSNYAFEWAKFFSISCKAKLYAVHVIPEKKISILEEKEEILNMFNLMEKEEKEKAERDFESKKKEIDKKIKFETHLLKGEIVEEIIKFINEKDIDLLIMGASNKREKLRIGTTAYRILTNARIPVLVVKEKIGVKVNKILVPIDFSKLSFKALDYAIFLAEIFGSEIHLLHVIEILESIGLKEVEEKLIEETKEILHRESEKFKGKYRIFVNAIKRDSAEIGIIEFAEEKGIDLICMATRGRKGISHFFLGSTLDKVLKLTDIPILAFNPV
- a CDS encoding LptF/LptG family permease, yielding MNITFSKVDREILLSLIPPFIYSIALLLMIMLLDKIFDLSDLIFKKKIPPSMVLNILFLSLPYMLALIIPMSVLVSVLYVFGNMNQERELMCLSTSGISLLRIIRFPLIFSIFIFFFLIYFNGFFVPEVNHILKKKVYYMYRYKPSLAIKEKVFNDIGGMSIYVEEKDEKRNVLKNLKIFQKDKDYSQIIDAKEGIIKKGKEGGYLLVLKDGTIHEKKRNEVNIRKLEFKEHRIYIPEKKERESEIFSKSDRELTLKELLNLIRDNKKKFSKNKEENKFIFLQIQRYWVEVHKKFSIPFAAVAFVIVGIPLAKIFGKSGWGSAFGISIVIFTIHYILLVGGEELADRGIISSFIAMWTGDILTLLTGIYLLYKTR
- a CDS encoding glycerol-3-phosphate acyltransferase — its product is MKEIFFSFLLGYLFGSFPSAYIISKKFKNIDIRKVGDRNPGARNVYKNVGKLAGTLTFLIDFSKGFLPIFVFYRIFKKENLALISGIGSILGHDFPLFLKFYGGKSISTILGILFSLFPFEFIFSIFIFLIFFLLKKHFDQAIALFFISFVLILILEKVDKILIFYVLFIVASIGIKKIIDFPREKLKGKLINS